In Pseudofrankia saprophytica, one genomic interval encodes:
- a CDS encoding acyl-CoA desaturase, which translates to MTATTETVPPTDSSPPDREDGAVGLAPGSADTPRGEHTSAPRWMAKARIEQVVLATIILVPLAALVAAVPLLWDRWITWHDVVIAAFMYAITGHGVTVGFHRYFTHRGFKTSRPVRIALAVFGNMAIEGPVIRWVADHRRHHAYSDQEGDPHSPWRYGPGTRALTKGLWHAHIGWLFDVEQTDQRRYAPDLLDDRDIVLVSRTFAICAFVSLALPTLIGGLWGGSFEAALRGFFWGGLVRVALLHHTTWSVNSICHVAGRRPYKSRDRSGNVWWMCLPSMGESWHNLHHAEPTSARHGVRLWQIDTSFYIIKAMEVTRLVRDVRLPTSDRLAKLAATSSAPAPAS; encoded by the coding sequence ATGACCGCGACGACCGAGACGGTGCCGCCGACTGACTCCAGCCCGCCGGATCGGGAGGACGGGGCCGTGGGCCTGGCGCCCGGTTCCGCGGACACCCCCCGTGGCGAGCACACCAGCGCCCCCCGATGGATGGCGAAGGCCCGCATCGAGCAGGTGGTGCTCGCGACGATCATCCTCGTGCCCCTCGCGGCGCTGGTCGCCGCCGTCCCGCTGCTGTGGGACCGATGGATCACCTGGCACGACGTGGTGATTGCCGCTTTCATGTACGCGATCACCGGCCATGGGGTGACGGTCGGTTTCCACCGGTACTTCACCCATCGCGGTTTCAAGACATCCAGGCCCGTTCGTATCGCGCTCGCCGTGTTCGGCAACATGGCCATCGAGGGCCCGGTCATCCGCTGGGTCGCCGACCACCGCCGCCACCACGCCTACAGCGACCAGGAAGGCGACCCGCACTCGCCGTGGCGTTACGGCCCCGGCACGCGCGCGCTGACCAAGGGCCTGTGGCACGCGCACATCGGCTGGCTGTTCGACGTGGAGCAGACCGACCAGCGCCGCTACGCGCCCGACCTGCTCGACGACCGCGACATCGTGCTGGTAAGCCGGACGTTCGCGATCTGCGCGTTCGTGAGCCTGGCGCTGCCGACGCTCATCGGCGGGCTGTGGGGCGGCTCGTTCGAGGCGGCCCTGCGGGGGTTCTTCTGGGGCGGCCTGGTCCGGGTCGCGCTGCTGCACCACACCACCTGGTCGGTGAACAGCATCTGCCACGTGGCCGGCAGGCGCCCGTACAAGTCGCGCGACAGGTCCGGCAACGTCTGGTGGATGTGCCTGCCGTCGATGGGCGAGTCGTGGCACAACCTGCACCACGCCGAGCCGACGTCGGCCCGGCACGGGGTGAGGCTCTGGCAGATCGACACCAGCTTCTACATCATCAAGGCGATGGAGGTGACGAGGCTGGTCCGTGACGTCCGGTTGCCGACCTCGGACCGCCTCGCGAAGCTCGCGGCGACCAGCTCGGCCCCCGCGCCCGCCAGCTGA
- a CDS encoding ABC-F family ATP-binding cassette domain-containing protein, whose amino-acid sequence MAHLLGAEALHLEYPTRVVFDSVTLGVNEGDRIGLVGRNGGGKSSLLGLLSGQVSPDSGRVTRRGGVRVGVLDQADTLDHTRTVGQTIVGDRPEHEWAGDPRVRDVIAGLVVDIPWEARAGELSGGQRRRVALAALLLDEWDVVLLDEPTNHLDVEGITWLADHLKRRWSRNTGGLLVVTHDRWFLDEVCTMTWEVHDQIVEPFEGGYAAYVLQRVERDRQAAASETKRQNLMRKELAWLRRGAPARTSKPKFRIEAANTLIADVPPPRDRVELSRLATARLGKDVIDLLDASVSFDGRPVLRDVEWRIGPGERTGILGANGAGKSTLLGLIAGTITPDSGVVKTGKTVRVGVLDQEFAELAAIAGDRVREVLDRTRTTFVVDGRELTPAQLLERLGFAREHLSARVADLSGGQRRRLHLLLVLLAEPNVLVLDEPTNDLDVDMLAAMEDVLDSWPGTLIAVSHDRYFLERVTDQQYAILGGRLRHLPGGVDEYLRLRAGSVPAGSAAPAA is encoded by the coding sequence GTGGCCCATCTTCTTGGAGCGGAAGCCCTGCACCTGGAGTACCCGACGCGGGTCGTCTTCGACTCGGTGACGCTCGGCGTGAACGAGGGCGACCGGATCGGGCTGGTGGGACGCAACGGTGGTGGAAAGTCCAGCCTGCTCGGCCTGCTCTCGGGCCAGGTGTCGCCGGACTCGGGGCGGGTGACCCGCCGCGGCGGCGTCCGGGTGGGGGTGCTCGACCAGGCCGACACGCTCGATCACACGCGCACCGTCGGCCAGACGATCGTCGGCGACCGCCCGGAGCACGAGTGGGCCGGTGACCCCCGGGTGCGCGACGTCATCGCGGGGCTGGTCGTCGACATCCCCTGGGAGGCCAGGGCCGGAGAGCTCTCCGGTGGGCAACGCCGCCGGGTCGCGCTCGCCGCCCTGCTGCTGGACGAGTGGGACGTCGTCCTTCTGGACGAGCCGACCAACCATCTCGACGTCGAGGGCATCACCTGGCTCGCCGACCACCTCAAGCGGCGCTGGTCCCGCAACACCGGCGGTCTGCTGGTGGTCACGCACGATCGCTGGTTCCTCGACGAGGTCTGCACCATGACGTGGGAGGTGCACGACCAGATCGTCGAGCCGTTCGAGGGCGGCTATGCCGCCTACGTGCTGCAGCGCGTCGAGCGCGACCGGCAGGCCGCCGCCAGCGAGACGAAGCGGCAGAACCTGATGCGCAAGGAGCTGGCCTGGCTGCGCCGCGGCGCCCCGGCGCGCACGTCGAAGCCGAAGTTCCGCATCGAGGCCGCGAACACGCTCATCGCCGACGTCCCGCCGCCGCGTGACCGGGTGGAGCTTTCCCGCCTCGCGACCGCCCGGCTGGGCAAGGACGTGATCGACCTGCTGGACGCGTCCGTCTCCTTCGACGGCCGCCCCGTCCTGCGCGACGTGGAATGGCGGATCGGTCCCGGCGAGCGCACCGGCATCCTCGGCGCGAACGGAGCCGGCAAGTCGACCCTGCTCGGTCTGATCGCCGGGACCATCACGCCCGACTCCGGGGTGGTGAAGACCGGCAAGACCGTCCGGGTCGGTGTGCTCGACCAGGAGTTCGCCGAGCTCGCGGCGATCGCCGGCGACCGGGTGCGCGAGGTGCTCGACCGGACCAGGACGACGTTCGTCGTCGACGGCAGGGAGCTCACCCCGGCGCAGCTGCTGGAACGTCTCGGGTTCGCCCGCGAGCACCTGTCGGCCCGGGTCGCCGACCTGTCCGGTGGCCAGCGGCGGCGGCTGCACCTGCTGCTGGTGCTGCTGGCCGAGCCGAACGTCCTCGTGCTCGACGAGCCGACGAACGACCTGGACGTCGACATGCTCGCGGCGATGGAGGACGTCCTGGACTCGTGGCCGGGCACGCTGATCGCCGTCTCGCACGACCGGTACTTCCTGGAGCGGGTGACCGACCAGCAGTACGCGATTCTCGGCGGCCGGCTGCGGCACCTGCCCGGCGGGGTCGACGAGTACCTGCGGCTGCGGGCGGGCAGCGTGCCGGCGGGGTCGGCGGCGCCGGCGGCCA
- a CDS encoding ABC transporter C-terminal domain-containing protein, whose product RKELAAIERRLDRLAAQVAAAHAGLAGHDPSDYEGVLRITKEVGELEAEIAALEERWLELSEQTPSPSSS is encoded by the coding sequence CGCGCAAGGAGCTCGCGGCCATCGAGCGCCGCCTCGACCGGCTCGCCGCCCAGGTCGCGGCCGCGCACGCGGGCCTCGCCGGCCACGACCCGTCGGACTACGAGGGCGTCCTGCGCATCACCAAGGAGGTCGGCGAGCTGGAGGCGGAGATCGCCGCCCTGGAGGAGCGCTGGCTCGAGCTCTCCGAGCAGACGCCTTCGCCGTCGTCCAGCTAG
- a CDS encoding 4-(cytidine 5'-diphospho)-2-C-methyl-D-erythritol kinase: MSTELSIGPTGSAPARPATTVRAPAKVNLHLGVGPRRADGYHEVITVLQAVSLYDELTVTALPGAPEEVRAPGVAPAQGAPAVAVTVEITGEGAAAPGGAGAADDVSVVPTDADNLAVRAALLVAEAAGIRGARIHLALTKGIPVAAGMAGGSADAAAALVACDALWGAGLSAETLAQLAARLGSDVPFPLTGGTALGVGRGERLSPVPSAGEYHWVFALADGGLSTPAVYREFDQVDDGRTEPTPADAVLAALTTADPAQLGAALVNDLQAPAIRLRPALGDVLAAGRAHGALGALVSGSGPTCAFLAGDAEHGALLAAGLEASGLARAVRRATAPAAGATIITGSTDGAIPAPA, encoded by the coding sequence CTGTCCACCGAGCTGTCCATCGGACCCACCGGATCGGCACCCGCGCGACCGGCCACGACCGTCCGCGCGCCGGCCAAGGTCAACCTGCACCTCGGGGTCGGGCCGCGCCGCGCCGACGGCTACCACGAGGTCATCACCGTCCTGCAGGCCGTCTCGCTGTATGACGAGCTGACGGTGACCGCGCTGCCCGGCGCCCCTGAGGAGGTCCGCGCCCCTGGCGTCGCCCCCGCCCAGGGCGCGCCGGCCGTGGCCGTCACCGTCGAGATCACCGGCGAGGGCGCGGCCGCGCCGGGCGGTGCCGGCGCGGCCGACGACGTGTCGGTGGTGCCCACCGACGCCGACAACCTGGCCGTGCGGGCGGCCCTGCTCGTCGCCGAGGCCGCCGGCATCCGCGGCGCGCGGATCCACCTGGCGCTGACCAAGGGCATCCCGGTCGCGGCCGGGATGGCCGGCGGCAGCGCGGACGCCGCCGCCGCGCTCGTCGCCTGCGACGCGCTGTGGGGAGCCGGGCTGTCCGCCGAGACGCTGGCGCAGCTCGCCGCCCGCCTCGGCAGTGACGTGCCGTTCCCGCTGACCGGCGGCACGGCGCTCGGCGTCGGCCGCGGCGAGCGGCTCTCCCCGGTGCCGAGCGCCGGCGAGTACCACTGGGTGTTCGCGCTCGCCGACGGCGGCCTGTCGACGCCCGCCGTCTACCGCGAGTTCGACCAGGTCGACGACGGCCGGACGGAGCCGACGCCGGCCGACGCGGTGCTCGCCGCGCTGACCACCGCGGACCCGGCCCAGCTCGGGGCGGCGTTGGTCAACGACCTGCAGGCCCCGGCGATCCGGCTGCGCCCGGCGCTCGGCGACGTGCTGGCGGCGGGCCGGGCGCACGGCGCGCTCGGCGCGCTGGTCTCCGGCTCGGGACCGACCTGCGCCTTCCTCGCCGGCGACGCCGAGCACGGCGCGCTGCTCGCCGCCGGGCTCGAGGCGAGCGGCCTGGCGCGCGCCGTGCGCCGGGCGACCGCCCCGGCCGCCGGCGCGACGATCATCACGGGCTCGACGGACGGCGCCATCCCGGCCCCGGCCTAG
- a CDS encoding 50S ribosomal protein L25/general stress protein Ctc, with protein MSEVRIAAEPRTEFGKGGARRTRRAGKVPAVLYGHGQPPRHVALSHRELMHAFKTDAGTNVLLTLDLGDATELALPKDIQRHPIRGTFEHVDLVLVRRGEKVTVDVPITVVGDAHPDAIIDVQNNTVSVSAPATSIPDGLEASVAGLEPGSSISAGQLDLPDGVTLEIDPEVVVVQVLLKPTAAQHEAEIGDTGEGEAAPAEAVAE; from the coding sequence ATGTCCGAGGTCCGCATCGCCGCGGAGCCGCGCACCGAGTTCGGGAAGGGCGGCGCTCGTCGCACCCGTCGGGCCGGCAAGGTTCCGGCTGTCCTGTACGGTCACGGTCAGCCACCGCGCCACGTCGCACTGTCCCATCGGGAGCTGATGCACGCGTTCAAGACCGACGCGGGCACCAACGTCCTGCTCACCCTCGACCTGGGTGACGCCACCGAGCTCGCGCTCCCCAAGGACATCCAGCGTCACCCCATCCGGGGAACCTTCGAGCACGTCGACCTGGTTCTCGTCCGCCGTGGCGAGAAGGTCACCGTCGACGTGCCCATCACGGTCGTCGGTGACGCCCACCCGGACGCCATCATCGACGTCCAGAACAACACCGTGTCGGTGAGCGCGCCGGCCACCTCCATCCCGGACGGTCTGGAGGCCAGCGTCGCCGGCCTCGAGCCCGGTTCGAGCATCTCCGCCGGTCAGCTCGACCTTCCGGACGGCGTGACCCTGGAGATCGATCCCGAGGTCGTCGTCGTCCAGGTGCTGCTCAAGCCGACCGCGGCCCAGCACGAGGCCGAGATCGGCGACACCGGCGAGGGCGAGGCCGCGCCGGCGGAGGCCGTCGCCGAGTAA
- the pth gene encoding aminoacyl-tRNA hydrolase, with the protein MAGEDSGAWLVVGLGNPGAEYAATRHNAGYLVVDALAERHGARLRSHKARADADQIRLGGEAVVLARTRTYMNVSGPPVASLRAFFKVDPARLIVVHDELDIPFGAVRLKRGGGDNGHNGLRSITSSLGTRDYLRVRFGIGRPPGRMDPADFVLRDFAVPERKEVPFLVDRAADAVEALVGEGLEPAQNRFHTLA; encoded by the coding sequence ATGGCGGGCGAGGACAGCGGGGCCTGGCTGGTCGTCGGGCTGGGCAACCCGGGCGCCGAGTACGCCGCCACCCGGCACAACGCCGGCTACCTGGTGGTCGACGCGCTCGCCGAGCGGCACGGTGCCCGGCTGCGCTCCCACAAGGCCCGCGCCGACGCCGACCAGATCCGGCTCGGTGGCGAGGCGGTCGTGCTGGCGAGAACCCGGACGTACATGAACGTCTCCGGGCCGCCGGTCGCCTCGCTGCGGGCGTTCTTCAAGGTCGACCCGGCGCGGCTGATCGTGGTGCACGACGAGCTCGACATCCCGTTCGGCGCGGTGCGGCTCAAGCGCGGCGGCGGGGACAACGGGCACAACGGGCTGCGGTCCATCACCTCGTCGCTGGGAACCCGTGACTACCTGCGGGTCCGGTTCGGCATCGGCCGCCCGCCAGGGCGGATGGACCCGGCCGACTTCGTGCTGCGGGACTTCGCCGTGCCGGAACGCAAGGAAGTTCCCTTCCTGGTCGACCGCGCGGCGGACGCGGTGGAGGCGCTGGTCGGCGAAGGCCTGGAGCCCGCCCAGAACCGCTTCCACACCCTCGCCTAA
- a CDS encoding glycosyltransferase family 4 protein: MSDAERWIVVVEEPFLPADAGGRVETFGFLTAASNAGIRMQLLVPTRDELDVEGYEAAVPGAAVIRLPRDSSPLAHLRAQPYMYASRPVGSLRRALQATPPRADAVISYSYRGSHLGEEIARIWRLPHLVRAHNIESEFFKALARSSSGPRAAAYEMEYRKLQLAERTLYHSPLVTAIGDISIEDHLWRSERASVATFHLPPFLPLDVLAPGGTSATGSDEPRRAPATLVFVGSLDTPPNIEALHWFVDNCWAGIRARYPDAVFQVVGRRPEPGLADWLGGVTGVELYTDVPSTDEYVSAATVSVNPMRSGSGVNIKAVAAMALGTPVVSTRTGSRGLSWEAGTHLLVADEPASFVDEVCGLIADPDRARLLGRSGRAYVLRNLGHEALLRRMRDQLPPPERGAS, from the coding sequence GTGAGCGACGCCGAACGCTGGATCGTGGTCGTCGAGGAGCCGTTCCTGCCGGCCGACGCTGGCGGGCGGGTCGAGACCTTCGGCTTCCTGACGGCGGCCTCGAACGCCGGCATCCGCATGCAGCTGCTGGTTCCAACCCGCGACGAGCTCGATGTCGAGGGATATGAGGCGGCCGTCCCCGGTGCCGCGGTGATTCGGCTGCCGCGAGACTCCAGCCCACTGGCCCACCTGCGCGCGCAGCCGTACATGTACGCCTCCCGGCCGGTCGGGTCGCTACGCCGGGCGCTTCAGGCCACCCCGCCGCGGGCGGACGCCGTGATCAGCTACAGCTACCGGGGGTCGCATCTCGGCGAGGAGATCGCCCGGATCTGGCGCCTCCCGCACCTGGTGCGGGCGCACAACATCGAGTCGGAGTTCTTCAAGGCCCTGGCGCGCAGCTCCTCCGGGCCGCGCGCCGCCGCCTACGAGATGGAGTACCGCAAGCTCCAGCTGGCCGAGCGGACGCTCTACCACTCTCCGCTGGTGACCGCGATCGGCGACATCTCGATCGAGGACCACCTCTGGCGCAGCGAGCGGGCGAGCGTGGCCACCTTCCACCTGCCGCCGTTCCTGCCTCTCGACGTGCTGGCCCCGGGCGGCACGTCCGCCACCGGCTCGGACGAGCCCCGGCGGGCGCCCGCGACGCTGGTGTTCGTCGGCTCGCTCGACACGCCACCGAACATCGAGGCGCTGCACTGGTTCGTCGACAACTGCTGGGCCGGCATTCGCGCGCGCTACCCGGACGCGGTGTTCCAGGTGGTGGGCCGTCGGCCGGAGCCCGGTCTCGCCGACTGGCTGGGCGGCGTCACCGGCGTCGAGCTGTACACCGACGTCCCGAGCACCGACGAGTACGTGTCGGCGGCGACGGTGTCGGTGAACCCGATGCGGTCCGGTTCCGGGGTGAACATCAAGGCTGTCGCGGCGATGGCGCTCGGCACGCCGGTGGTGAGCACCCGTACGGGCAGCCGGGGGCTGAGCTGGGAGGCGGGCACCCACCTTCTCGTCGCGGACGAGCCGGCGTCGTTCGTCGACGAGGTCTGTGGACTGATCGCCGACCCGGACCGCGCGCGGCTGCTCGGCCGGTCCGGCCGCGCCTACGTCCTGCGCAACCTGGGCCACGAGGCACTGCTGCGGCGCATGCGCGACCAGCTGCCGCCACCCGAGAGGGGCGCGTCCTAG
- a CDS encoding glycosyltransferase family 2 protein, whose amino-acid sequence MAGVRALGRGATVALLGATTLWGHVLYPVYIGLKSRGLTPETPTDPDEWPSVSVVVAAYREAAVIGTKLDELLATDYPGSMEIIVVADDEDTATAARRAGVRVLSSGERLGKARAVNRGVSAATSDIVLLTDANAALAPGAMRAAMRHFGDPTVGAVAGEKQVDDPQGAQGFYWKFESWLKRCESATGATIGVVGEFLAFRREAFRQLPGDTAVDDAWLALDVLESGLRVIYEPEAYSIETSSPTYSEEWERRTRIVAGNLDMMWRRRATMAPGALQVTPQLWGHRVVRSSFGPMAHVALVAMSVPAARHSWAARLFLAGNVVGATSAGALAVGRTPPGPTRLAAQVFFLQAVALGGVRRFLAHDRPAVWPKPERLAPASAGAPALTAPGEEPAPGGGAAPAAPTTRGAVDAGEPVIGPEAAATGPIILPPGFGSGRIYDPEAFEQGEYKGGIGSARPQGQARTYGPAQ is encoded by the coding sequence ATGGCAGGAGTGCGGGCCCTCGGCCGTGGCGCCACCGTCGCCCTTCTAGGGGCGACGACCCTTTGGGGTCACGTTCTGTATCCGGTTTACATCGGGCTGAAGAGCAGGGGTCTCACCCCGGAGACGCCGACGGACCCGGACGAATGGCCGTCGGTGAGCGTCGTCGTCGCGGCATACCGCGAGGCCGCGGTCATCGGCACCAAGCTCGACGAGCTGCTGGCCACCGACTACCCGGGCTCCATGGAGATCATCGTCGTCGCGGACGACGAGGACACCGCCACCGCGGCGCGGCGCGCCGGGGTGCGGGTGCTCTCCTCCGGCGAGCGGCTGGGCAAGGCGCGGGCCGTCAACCGCGGGGTCTCGGCGGCCACCAGCGACATCGTGCTGCTCACCGACGCCAACGCGGCGCTCGCGCCCGGGGCGATGCGCGCCGCCATGCGGCACTTCGGCGACCCGACCGTCGGCGCCGTCGCCGGCGAGAAGCAGGTCGACGACCCGCAGGGCGCGCAGGGCTTCTACTGGAAGTTCGAGTCCTGGCTCAAGCGCTGCGAGTCGGCGACGGGCGCGACCATCGGCGTCGTCGGGGAGTTCCTGGCGTTCCGGCGGGAGGCCTTCCGCCAGCTGCCCGGTGACACGGCGGTCGACGACGCCTGGCTCGCCCTGGACGTCCTCGAGAGCGGCCTGCGGGTGATCTACGAGCCCGAGGCGTACTCGATCGAGACGTCGAGCCCGACCTACTCCGAGGAGTGGGAGCGCCGGACGCGGATCGTCGCCGGCAACCTCGACATGATGTGGCGGCGGCGCGCGACCATGGCGCCGGGGGCGCTGCAGGTCACCCCGCAGCTGTGGGGGCACCGGGTGGTGCGCTCCTCCTTCGGCCCGATGGCGCATGTCGCGCTGGTGGCGATGAGTGTCCCGGCGGCGCGGCACAGCTGGGCCGCGCGGCTGTTCCTCGCCGGCAACGTCGTCGGCGCGACCAGCGCCGGCGCGCTCGCGGTGGGCAGGACGCCGCCAGGCCCGACCAGGCTCGCCGCGCAGGTGTTCTTCCTGCAGGCGGTGGCACTGGGCGGGGTGCGCCGTTTCCTGGCGCACGACCGGCCGGCGGTCTGGCCGAAGCCGGAGCGGCTGGCCCCTGCCTCGGCGGGGGCGCCCGCCCTGACCGCGCCGGGCGAGGAGCCCGCGCCGGGCGGTGGCGCCGCGCCGGCCGCCCCCACCACGCGGGGCGCCGTCGACGCGGGTGAGCCGGTCATCGGCCCCGAGGCGGCGGCGACGGGCCCGATCATTCTGCCCCCGGGCTTCGGGTCCGGGCGGATCTACGACCCCGAGGCGTTCGAGCAGGGCGAGTACAAGGGTGGCATCGGTTCCGCGCGGCCGCAGGGGCAGGCGCGGACGTACGGGCCGGCGCAGTAG
- a CDS encoding glycosyltransferase family 2 protein: protein MADPQWAYEVVIVSFHSRGQLEQMLAGLPLDIPVVIIDNAKGADRIHELVADRPNGRYLDSGGGKGFAKAANMGIRSSAYEYVILGNPDSRPTVEIIEALVDDLRADPTLVTSAATMKGLDGKPELGNGGWEPTPRRVLLHVLGAHKLAPSSALFARPVPGRAMEPDWLTGACMAVRRQTFLDLGAFDETFYVYNEDMALGRAIREAGLRQKLRTDLLVPHGAGGSGAAKTWMLQMRGASMIRYMRKHNAPGRVNAMRSLLVAGYAGRTMLSRARGRTSTAQEHAAYIKGLLVGPPKP, encoded by the coding sequence GTGGCCGATCCACAGTGGGCGTACGAGGTCGTCATCGTCAGCTTCCACAGCCGTGGTCAGCTCGAACAGATGCTTGCCGGCCTTCCTTTGGACATTCCGGTCGTCATCATCGACAACGCCAAGGGAGCCGACCGGATCCACGAGCTGGTGGCGGACCGCCCGAACGGCCGCTACCTCGACTCGGGCGGCGGCAAGGGCTTCGCCAAGGCCGCCAACATGGGCATCCGGTCGTCGGCCTACGAGTACGTCATTCTCGGTAACCCCGACAGCCGGCCGACCGTCGAGATCATCGAGGCGCTGGTCGACGACCTGCGCGCGGATCCGACCCTGGTCACCAGCGCGGCGACGATGAAGGGGCTCGACGGCAAGCCGGAGCTCGGCAACGGCGGCTGGGAGCCCACCCCGCGCAGGGTGCTGCTGCACGTCCTAGGCGCGCACAAGCTCGCGCCGTCGTCCGCGCTGTTCGCGAGGCCCGTGCCCGGCCGGGCGATGGAGCCCGACTGGCTGACGGGCGCCTGCATGGCCGTGCGCCGGCAGACCTTCCTCGACCTCGGAGCCTTCGACGAGACGTTCTACGTCTACAACGAGGACATGGCGCTCGGCCGGGCGATCCGGGAGGCGGGGCTGCGCCAGAAGCTGCGCACCGACCTGCTGGTGCCGCACGGCGCCGGTGGCTCCGGCGCGGCCAAGACCTGGATGCTGCAGATGCGCGGCGCCTCGATGATCCGGTACATGCGCAAGCACAACGCCCCGGGCAGGGTGAACGCGATGCGATCCCTGCTGGTCGCCGGTTACGCCGGCCGGACCATGTTGTCTCGCGCCCGCGGCCGTACGTCGACGGCGCAGGAACATGCCGCGTACATCAAGGGCCTGCTGGTCGGACCGCCCAAGCCCTGA
- a CDS encoding S8 family serine peptidase, whose translation MPPAPAHARWPRRRVLPGLLATALTGGMLLAPGLAGAALATQRGDGPWYVSALRLDEAHQISTGAGVVVAIVDGGVDATVPALAGQLLPGLGIGPDAAADGLRDDDPDGHGTSMAGIVAARAVGPGGQPTGFASVAPDAKILSISTGRETDSDEVAEAIRLATDRGAKVISLSLGSSGPPEPGERAAVRYALARDVVVVAAAGNVDSDDHDPADHAINSPANIPGVIAVTGSNPRGDFWDGSASGPLAVLAAPAPSIRAPVPAALSPSGAQTADGTSNSTAIVAGVVALVRAEHPELGAPSVIDLLVRTADDKGPSGRDEWFGFGVVDPVAALRAVPLQVATNPLLVTPAPLEPGPLKTDEDALVGAGAAGERGTGAAVPTPAAPGAATSAPAGLAGAGGDSSPGVLAWVGGLAAAVLAGMAVGIGAFVARMALRRRGTPLPPGGAAWS comes from the coding sequence GTGCCACCCGCGCCCGCCCACGCCCGATGGCCCCGGCGCCGCGTCCTGCCCGGGCTGCTGGCGACGGCACTGACCGGCGGGATGCTGCTGGCCCCGGGCCTCGCCGGTGCCGCGCTCGCCACGCAGCGTGGGGACGGCCCGTGGTATGTGAGCGCGCTGCGGCTCGACGAGGCGCACCAGATCTCGACCGGCGCCGGCGTCGTGGTGGCCATCGTCGACGGCGGCGTCGACGCGACCGTGCCGGCGCTTGCCGGCCAGCTGTTGCCGGGCCTCGGCATCGGCCCGGACGCGGCGGCGGACGGGCTGCGCGACGACGACCCCGACGGCCACGGCACCTCGATGGCCGGCATCGTCGCCGCCCGCGCCGTCGGGCCGGGCGGCCAGCCGACCGGGTTCGCCAGCGTGGCGCCCGACGCGAAGATCCTCTCGATCTCCACCGGCCGGGAGACCGACTCCGACGAGGTGGCCGAGGCGATCCGGCTGGCGACGGACCGGGGCGCCAAGGTGATCAGCCTGTCGCTCGGGTCCTCCGGCCCTCCCGAGCCCGGCGAGCGGGCGGCCGTGCGCTACGCGCTCGCGCGCGACGTCGTCGTGGTCGCCGCGGCGGGCAACGTCGACTCCGACGACCACGACCCGGCGGACCACGCGATCAACTCGCCGGCGAACATCCCCGGCGTCATCGCGGTGACCGGCTCGAACCCCCGCGGTGACTTCTGGGACGGCTCGGCGAGCGGCCCGCTGGCGGTGCTCGCCGCTCCGGCGCCGAGCATCCGCGCGCCCGTCCCGGCGGCGCTGTCCCCGAGCGGCGCCCAGACCGCCGACGGGACCAGCAACTCGACCGCGATCGTCGCCGGGGTGGTCGCGCTGGTCAGGGCCGAGCATCCGGAGCTGGGCGCGCCGAGCGTGATCGACCTGCTCGTCAGGACGGCGGACGACAAGGGGCCGTCGGGGCGCGACGAGTGGTTCGGCTTCGGCGTCGTCGACCCGGTCGCCGCGCTGCGCGCCGTGCCGCTGCAGGTCGCCACGAACCCGCTGCTGGTCACGCCGGCCCCGCTCGAGCCCGGCCCGCTGAAGACCGACGAGGATGCCCTGGTGGGTGCGGGCGCGGCCGGCGAACGAGGCACCGGCGCCGCCGTGCCGACACCAGCGGCCCCGGGCGCCGCGACGAGCGCCCCCGCGGGCCTGGCCGGGGCGGGCGGGGACTCGAGCCCTGGCGTGCTGGCCTGGGTGGGTGGCCTCGCCGCCGCGGTGCTCGCCGGCATGGCGGTCGGCATCGGCGCCTTCGTGGCGAGGATGGCCCTGCGCCGCCGCGGCACCCCACTACCGCCCGGCGGGGCCGCCTGGTCCTGA